The region CCGAAAATTGTGGTTATTTGCCCATCATGTACAGATGGAACCGACCAGCGATGCCTTTGCGGAAGGCCGATTTATACACGAAACCACCTACTTGCAACGAAACAGTAATTTTTGGGAATTGGAAATTGTCGAAATTGAAAAGATGAAAGAACACATTGAGCAAATAATTCATTATACAAAAAAAAAATCGAGAATAGCTTTGTAAAGGCGAAATGATGGTTTCAAGCGGGAAAACAATTGCCCATGATATAATTATAAGCTATATTTACGTTTTTGCACAAAATAAACAATAATTTTATGACAAATTTGCAAGCCCAATTTCTAAAAATGCTGGATGAATACGGTTACGATATTTTTAACCTGGATATGGTCAGAGATACCGGTAGGTTCTCTAATGCACAAATTTCACAAGCTTTGCGTAGCCTGACAAATTCCGGCATTATTAATAAATTGGAAAGGGGAAAATTTGTGAAAGACGGCTTCAGCGATGAATTTGTTATCGGAAACTTTCTGGCACCCGACGGAGGTATAGCATATTGGTCGGCACTTAATGCCCACGGACTTACCGAGCAATTTCCAAATGTTGTATATGTACAGACATCACGCAGAGCCGGTGAGTTTACGCATCAAAATTTACGTTATAAATTCATTAAAGTAAATGCAAGCAAAGTAACAGGTTATGTGAAAAATGGTTATGGTAATCATATTTACCAGATTACTGATGTGGAGAAAACCATTGTCGATTGTTTTGATTTGCCACATCATGCAGGTTGGTACCCTGAAATTATTAAGGCTTTTAACCGTGCAAAGATTAATGCAAAGAAACTG is a window of Salinivirga cyanobacteriivorans DNA encoding:
- a CDS encoding type IV toxin-antitoxin system AbiEi family antitoxin domain-containing protein, yielding MTNLQAQFLKMLDEYGYDIFNLDMVRDTGRFSNAQISQALRSLTNSGIINKLERGKFVKDGFSDEFVIGNFLAPDGGIAYWSALNAHGLTEQFPNVVYVQTSRRAGEFTHQNLRYKFIKVNASKVTGYVKNGYGNHIYQITDVEKTIVDCFDLPHHAGWYPEIIKAFNRAKINAKKLVKSCKAIDNLSVTKRLGYLSEALNKTGMEFFIDYAQSILGNEYSLFEIDGKSNGNYHSRWKLIINMPEKEILEMANS
- a CDS encoding Dna2/Cas4 domain-containing protein, translating into MQITGTHFNYYLICHRKLWLFAHHVQMEPTSDAFAEGRFIHETTYLQRNSNFWELEIVEIEKMKEHIEQIIHYTKKKSRIAL